TGAGATTTTAAAAGTGAAAGTCTTTGCGACCAATGCAAAAAAAAATATTGGTCTTGATGGTATTAAAAAAGCCGTTAAAAATGCTGAGTTCAAATCGACCGAAGAAATAAGTTTTGAAGTTCCACTGGAGCAAAAAGAAATAGTTAACCGAATTGCAGAACAAACGCAAGAACCCAACCAATACAGCGTTTGGACACTTTTGGCTGCCAATAATTATTTGGGTAAGCTGAATAATATCAACGAAATTTTAAAACAAGAAGACGTTAATTGTCATGTGCCAAAACGTTTGCAGGTGCAAGAAACCATTCGACGGTATCAAAATATTGACAACGTTTTATCGAAAACGATTATCGAGAAGCCAGCTTTCAAAGAAATGTTAACCGAAAAACTAGACAAAGTTTTGGTGCATAAATTTTGGGGATATATTTTCTTCTTCTTTATTCTGTTGTTGGTTTTCCAGTGTGTATTTTTCCTTGCCGAATATCCAATGTCTTGGATTGAAGATGCTTTTGCATGGCTACAAACTTCGGTGGGGGAGACGATTCCGCCAGGGCCAATTAATAGCTTAATTACAACAGGAATTATTCCTGGGATTGGAGGGATATTGGTTTTTGCACCACAAATTGGGATTATGTTGTATTTCCTGTATCTATTGGAAGACTCTGGTTATATGGCACGTGTGGTTTTTTTGATGGATAAGTTTTTAAGACCTTTCGGACTCAATGGAAAAAGTATTGTACCGCTAGTTTCTGGTGTTGCTTGTGCGATTCCTGCAATTATGTCAACGCGAAACATCGAAAATACCAAAGAAAGATTAATAACAATTCTTGCAACGCCTTTTATGACATGTGCGGCGAGAATTCCAGTATATAGTATTTTGATTACATTGGTAATTCCTGACAAAACTTTGTTTGGTGTTAAATATCAAGCCTTGGCACTTATGGGAATGTATGTTTTGGGATTTGTTTTCGCGCTTTTGGCAGCTTTGGTTTCAAAATATTTTATTAAATCTAAAACCAAAAGTTTCTTGGTGATGGATTTGCCAACTTACAAAATGCCACTTTGGGGTTACAATGTCAAATTGATGCTAGAAAAAGTTTGGGGTTTTATTACAGGGGCTGGTAAAGTGATTTTTGCAGTAAGCGTAGTTCTTTGGGTATTAAGTTATTTTGGTCCAAAACAAGAACCCGATCAATTTGTAGCGACGGAAGTTAGTTTGCAGGATTCTTATCTTGGAAAACTAGGGCATTTTATAGAACCCGCAATTCGCCCTTTAGGTTACGATTGGAAAATGGGAATCGGTTTGTTGTCAAGTTTTGCTGCGCGCGAGGTTTTTGTTGGGACAATGTCAACCTTATATAGCCTTGATGAAGAAGCGCCAGAAGGTAAACTTTTAGACAAAATGCATCAAGACACATACCCGAATGGTGACAAGGTGTTCACTTTAGCAACAGGGATTTCGTTGTTGATGTTTTATGCACTTGCCATGCAATGTTTCACGACAATCGCTGTGGTATATCGCGAAACAGGGAGTTGGAAGTTAACGGCAACACAAGCGACTGTTATGTGTGTGTTGGCATACTTTGTGTCACTAATAACGTATCAGATTTTAAAATAATTCTAAAACTAATTTTATGGATTCTATTGTGTTTCAATATGTATTGATTGGGGTTTTGTTGTTTGCGATAGGTTATGCACTTTTCAGAAACTTAAGAAATGCTTTTCGTAGGTCAAAAAAAGGTGGCGGTTGCGATACCAACTGTGGATGCTCTTGATGTATATATGCTTTTTAATTATCAAAAAATACCTAGGACTAGGTATTTTTTTTTGTATTTATTAAAATATTTTTGTTTTTAATAAAAATTATAAGACATGAAAAAGAGTAAATTAAACAGTGTTATCTTCATTTTCATAATGATGATTGTCTCGGTTATTAGTTGTCAAACTGAAGTAAATAATAATGAAGAAGTTGCAATTGATGATACTGTTTTTGAGGTATTCAAAACGCAAATTGTAGCTAAGGAAATGAATGGTGCAAAAAATGGACAAACATATATTGCAAACTTTCAAGGGGAAACATTAGAGTGTAGGTCATTTGAGGATAACAAGATTGCTTTTGTAATTCCATCAGATGCTGTATTGGGCAATAGTTCTTTGGAGGTAGCGGAGCTAAATAAAAAAATTAACCTTAATATTAAAGACGTTTTGCTTAATGATACTCCAGAAAATGTTGTAAAAACCTTTTGGACTTCAGTGGATAATTATACATCTACTTTGGATAATAGCGATGAGACAAGTCTACTAAAAGACAATCTTAATAATGTGAAAAATGTATTCGAAAAAGCAACAGCAGAAGAGAAAAAA
This genomic stretch from Chryseobacterium sp. POL2 harbors:
- a CDS encoding FeoB-associated Cys-rich membrane protein, which gives rise to MDSIVFQYVLIGVLLFAIGYALFRNLRNAFRRSKKGGGCDTNCGCS
- the feoB gene encoding ferrous iron transport protein B, yielding MDNNENLKKKVLLVGNPNVGKSTIFNWLCNKKQKTGNYAGVTVASHSGQYEYGGETVEVIDLPGSYSIYPSSEDEAIFSKYLVEERAKYEGVIYVADALNLRRSLLLFQQIRDFGIPAIMVINQIDEAEKRDIKINVDHLAEILKVKVFATNAKKNIGLDGIKKAVKNAEFKSTEEISFEVPLEQKEIVNRIAEQTQEPNQYSVWTLLAANNYLGKLNNINEILKQEDVNCHVPKRLQVQETIRRYQNIDNVLSKTIIEKPAFKEMLTEKLDKVLVHKFWGYIFFFFILLLVFQCVFFLAEYPMSWIEDAFAWLQTSVGETIPPGPINSLITTGIIPGIGGILVFAPQIGIMLYFLYLLEDSGYMARVVFLMDKFLRPFGLNGKSIVPLVSGVACAIPAIMSTRNIENTKERLITILATPFMTCAARIPVYSILITLVIPDKTLFGVKYQALALMGMYVLGFVFALLAALVSKYFIKSKTKSFLVMDLPTYKMPLWGYNVKLMLEKVWGFITGAGKVIFAVSVVLWVLSYFGPKQEPDQFVATEVSLQDSYLGKLGHFIEPAIRPLGYDWKMGIGLLSSFAAREVFVGTMSTLYSLDEEAPEGKLLDKMHQDTYPNGDKVFTLATGISLLMFYALAMQCFTTIAVVYRETGSWKLTATQATVMCVLAYFVSLITYQILK